AACATCTTCGGTATATTTTTTAGTGGGAATATTGTGGGTTTAAGATGGGCCAGTCATGAAGAAACACAATGGCAGAGCGGACCCCACACTTCTTTTGTCACATGCGGAAAGGAAAATTGCCCCCGTCCTAATCTCTAACGTCCAATAGTCCGTACGTCCATACTACCCCATCACTCTAAATTCCACCTTCAATCTATTTCAGCTCCAGAAATTTGCAGTGATGATGAAAAATCTATCATGATTTTTCATATCCAATtgcttgaagataatcaataAATAATACCCCAACTGGGACCCATACCTACTCATTTCTCACGAAAGAACATGAAAAAGCCCCACTTTTGGCCAAGACTTTCCATTAATTCAGTTAAGccattaaagaaagaaaaaaagagaaagaaaaccaaTTCGTTTTCCCactttgtgggttttttttctctctcactcttatATAAAGGGAACGTTCAATCTCAAACCCTTCACACAAAACCAGCCAACACACAACATCATGGCTGTGATCAATGGCTTGTTGGGTTTGGCTGCCGCCGGGAGCTTCTGGTTCTGTGCCCTAGTCCTGGCAGCTCAGCCTCAACGAGCCTACGGCTCGAATCGTGGTTCTTTTGGCCAGAACAAAGGCCTTGTAGCTCCACCGGAGGCTGGTATCTGCGGATCTTCAGTGACTGTATATGGTTACAAATGCCAGGAGCTCGAAGTAcgtaactcaaaaaaaaaaaaaaaaactgtctcatctatatatatatatagtttaaataGTTTTATATACGATTTATTGTCTGCATGTGTTTTTTCAGGTGACAACCCAAGATGGGTATATACTGAGCTTGCAAAGAATTCCAGAAGGTCGTGTCGGGGGTGGTGAGAATAAGCGACCGCCAGTCTTAATTCAGCATGGCGTTCTTGTGGTAATTGAATTATACATCTTTGTCTACTTTTACTATGTGGGTTTTATATATTAGTATTGGTAGGTTACTGCTACTTaaacaattatatttatatattaaaatttattgctTAATTCTTTAATgagtaatattactttttatattcattttatatCCGCTGAGCGTCAAGTGTGAACATgattactgattttttttttttttttttaagtcatgaTTACTGATTTTGAGTACGTGACAAAAGGGTTCAGTCCGCGTCTGCGCCACGTTATGGCATTTGAGTTGGTTTGTGTGCCAAATTATGGCACCTACGTACGTGGCTTTTCATTTTGGTCAAAAGACCAAAGACAACATAAGCGAGTAACATGTGTCACGTTGACTTGGTCTTTCTTAGAGTGTAAGCACTAAGCACTTCCGAGTGATGTCAGTTAAAGCCAccggaaaagaaaagaaaagcccgTAACAAATTTGTCTCTTAAAAGGGGATGCTTGATTTACGCATCCTAATTAAAGTCATCGATCGGTTGCTCCATCATCAAAAGTAAAATGTGGTCAAATAGTTCCAAATctttagagattttttattaCCAAGGCAAAAAGGTCGGTACCCCCCTGATAAAATCTAACGGTTCGCAAAATCATGCACCGCCTCAGCTGGCATAAGCCAAAAACATATATACATCCTCTgatatatatactaatatacATGGGCAGGCAATATTTGTTTGTGCTTATGAATTTTGACGACGTAGCTAGCTACGTAGTGTTGCTGCTGATTTGTGTCCGTGTGGTGTGGGTGTGTCGATGCAGGATGGAATGACATGGTTTCTGAACTCTCCAGAACAAAATCTACCGATGATTTTAGCCGACAATGGATTCGACGTGTGGATTGCTAACACTAGAGGGACCAGATTTAGCCGAAGACATACCTCCTTGGACCCCAGCCAACCGGTTTTTCCTATTTAATTGTGTCATAAGTTTTAATATAACATATTAGGATATAGAAATTCCGACTGCCTAATAATAAAACAAGGATTCTTGTTAGGAAAgttctctgttttgttttactcatGGCTTGTCAATATGGAAAATATGGCAGGCTTTCTGGGATTGGTCGTGGGATGAATTGGTGACCTTTGATCTACCAGCTATTTTTGACTTTGTGTGTGGCCAAACAGGGCAGAAGATTGACTACGTGGGCCATTCCCTGGTGAGGATCATACTGTGCACCCTCACTAGATGcagatatatataattaattatacacTTTATTTCTGAGAGATGCATGGTTCTTTTATTTCCAAAGTccttgaaatttgaaaaatgtgaaCCACATTTGGCAGGGGACTTTGATAGCTTTAGCATCCTTCTCGGAAGGTAAACTGGGGAACCAGCTGAAATCAGCAGCATTGTTGAGTCCCATTGCTTATTTGAGCCACATGACCACTGCACTCGGCGTTGTTGCTGCCAAATCCTTTGTTGGTGAGATCACCACGCTAGTTGGTCTTTCAGAGTTTTATCCAAAAGGGTAAGAGAATCAAGAATTAAGAACCTTAATTATCTCACAGCATTAGACTGTTGATGATCATCCTAGCCTCCTAGCTCTACTGACACAGAATTTCTACTTTCTGTTAAGAGTTAGAATGCTCTAAATTGATGGTTTTCTCTAATTCATCTAAATAGGGAACCTGTACAAAACTTTCTCAATGCTCTATGTGCTTATCCGGGGGTTGACTGCTATGACTTATTAAGCGCACTTACTGGTATTACTATGcccactttttatttatataaccAAATAGAGTACTTCTAGGGATACTACACGTCTTTTACTAAGACGTGGAAGTCTTTGTGACGCTTATCACATCCCGTAGTTTGTAGACTGCCACCAGCTTGTGAGGGGCTTGTTGTAAAAGTTGTAGTATCCCTAGCTTTTTCCAACCAAATAGTTGTTGCTTCTATATGCTAGAGACACAGATTTATATTCAATAGTTTTTATAcgtagaaaacattttttgaaagaactaACTTATGCATCCGTTCTGGCTATGTGCTTAATTCAAGGCATAAATTGCTGTCTTAATTCCTCCACTGTCGATCTCTTCCTGATGAATGAACCACAGTCGACATCAACCAAGAACATGGTACACCTTTCCCAGAGTAAGTTTGTTCTGTTTTATAACTGCAAATTGATATATTGGCTTATAAATTGCTCACTGAGGAAGCTTTTGCAATATAAATGTGCAGCGGTTAGAGATGGCGTTGTGGCAAAATACAACTATGGGAGGCCTGACTATAATGTGATGCATTATGGGGAAGCCCGCCCACCGGTTTATAACCTCTCTAACATTCCCCGTGATCTTCCTCTCTTCGTTAGCTATGGTGGCCGAGATGCCCTCTCTGATGTTCGAGATGTTATGCTTTTACTTGATGATTTTAAGTTCCACGATGTAGACAAGCTCTCAGTTCAATTCATCAAGGATTATGCTCACGCAGATTTCATCATGGGGGTGAATGCCAAGGATATAGTGTACAATCAAGTAGTCTCATTTTTTAAGGGTCAACACTGAGGatccttaatttatttatgccTCTGTGATCAGATCTAGTTCAATTTTTACCCTTTACCTGATAataactcatatatatatatatatggatgtgCTTCAGGCTATGTGATATCGTGTAACAATTATGATTACAAAGAAACTTTTTCCTCAATTACAACACAACAATATGCACAaggcataatatatatacaagtgcAGCAGAGTATCATTACATATTCCAGAAATCATGGAACTTCAAATTACAGACTGCATGTTGCCTTTTGTGGCTTGTTTCCTTGTAGAGCATGTCAGCTTGTCTTGGATGGCAGGGTGTGAGTTGGTATCAAGATTTTCCTTttctggtaattttttttttttttttggactaaCGTTACTCTTCACACCCATTTATCACAATAATTTCACACCAACTGATCAATGTGAATAATGCTGCAAAAGATACTGCATGAAAAGTAGCACTTAAAAGAAGACCACTTAAAACACGCTGCGTGAAAAGCAAAATTACTCTTCTCTTTTTGCTGCTGGAGAACATGCTGCTGTACTTTTCTTATTAACAGCTGGCTGGCTGAATGAGCTTGGTTAACATGCTGCTGTCTTAACAAATCTAAGCTTAATTAGAGTATAAGTGACAATGTTTAACCTTTTAAATGCTTGGCTAAAATTGAGGACAATATCAGGTGGGTGAGAGAGATATGCAGTACTTGTTCTTTATGGTTTACCAATTACCATTATGCATGTACTAAACGTTACTCTACTTAGCTCATGCTCAGCAAACCAACCAATTCAGACTCTTtgtctttcaaaaaataaaataaaaaattcagacTCTTTGAAATGGTAACATGAAGATTTCAATGAATTAAGGCATCCATGAATGTAAACTACTTCCCAAGCCAAAGCAGAGATGCGTTCtgataatttaaaagaaattgaagagaaCATACTTGAAGATTTCTGGTTTGTCCCCTCCTAAATAGATTTGATTTATCAAGGGAAGAGTAAGACTTTCGAGCAAGATGCGCAAGCTAGACTTATAAAGTTAACGTTAATTAGTACTTTATTGAGATCCCCGTTAATCTAACAACGTTTCAAGAGGCTGTACATCAGGTTTGAAAAGTGGGTTGGTCAACCGTTTTATTATTTACATTCTTTTattgggttggagaaaatttctcaaactcaatccattaaattaatatattttcttacattcacatgcattttttagaATGCATATGAAAATACTCTACAGACAGATGTTACATGCTCTGTTTATTCATATTAAAATTGCATCATATTATTAAATTCCATGCATAGGCTTCATTTGCCTTATGGAAAAAGAAATCAGGAAAGTGACTAACTGTTGAGGCcgcatatatttataattttaaattgataaGCTAATAATATAATAGTGAATAATATGCCAAGAACTAAACCAAGTCATAACGATCATCACAGGCCATCCACCAGACTTTTATCCAACGTGTCGTGGCTTCTGCATAAAAAATTCGACCCTCCAGGCTAACCCCCAAGTTAATATGATCAACATGATAGCTTTGTTTCAACTCCAAGCTTCCATGACCTTTAACCAACTAGATTTCGCTTAGCCGGCAATCCAAACACCGACCAGGTACTGCACTTCACAAACTATGCCCTTGTGCCATCCCAGAATTACATGAATACTTGAGGAGCTATGCTGTACTGATTTCTGCTTCTGGGGCAATATGGGGAATTGGATGATTCTCGATGTCCACGTTATAAATCTACCATGAGTCATCAAAAAGTATTGGTATTGTATCCATTATATAACAAACAAAAGTTATTAGATACTGACAGAGACACTTAGGATGTTTACAGGTTTAGCCAGGGTTCCCTGCATATATAGTTGTAGGAATTGAATTGCTTAAACCAACCATCCAAAAGGGAGTAAAGAGAGAGAAGTAAAGGCGACCATGGAGAACACAATGTtattggttttggtttttgttgcTTTGATCACCAAGGAAGCTTTAGCAGCCCAACATATTGTTGGGGGAACCCAAGGTTGGGATGAATCCACAGACTTCGACACATGGGCATCAGGCCAAACATTCAAAGTTGGCGATCAACTTGGTATGTCTCATATGTTAGATTCATGCAAAGATATATTGGTATTGAAAAACATACATCCATTGATATTTTGCTGCTTGAATCATCTCTGTGTTGGTAGCTGTAAAACAAGAACATtaattctatttatatatagggtGAGAGTTGGCCCAGTAGGGGCTTCCTCACGTGCCTGAAATTCACCTAGCTCATTAGGAgtccaaaacaaaataaaatgactaTACTAATCCacacaaaagaaataaatacatCTCATCTAATTAAACTAAAAGTtctaattgaaattaaaataaaattttcgggTTGGCCTCTTAAGCTCCTTAAGTTCTAAATGACTGGTGAATCTCCCAATTGCATAGTTATTAACTTCATCAATATGATGAATATCTTTTTGGACAGTTTTCAAGTACACCTCAGGGCTGCACAGTGTTGTTGAACTTGCAAGTGAGAGTGCCTACAAGAACTGTGACCTTGGAAGTGCAGTTGACTCCATGAATGGCGGCAGCAATGTGGTCAAATTGAACAAGGCAGGCACAAGGTACTTTGCTTGTGGCACAATGGGCCACTGCAACCAAGGCATGAAAGTAAAGATTAAGAGTGTCACTGGGAATGCACCCTCTTCTCCAGCATCACCTACATCTTCATCTTCAGCCTCTGATGCTCTCCCTTCCCATTCATTTGTTATGGCTGTTGCACTATTAGCCACCTTCATGCTTTATGTGCTCTGAGGATTTGAATGCTGGGATTGCTGATTCACTAGCAGGGATGTACTATTTGGTTTTATATTTAAGGGAGTAAATTACAGTCAGTATTGAAGTTGtatatgagttgaaaaaaaaaaaaacaaagagatcaCATATTCATTGTTTGATTATGATTGTAAGAAAGGTGAATAAGAATGGCTGGGGGTTGCTTTAACCCTGGCCTGGTTTTTGTAGTATGTCAAGTAATGGACCTTGTTGCATTCTCATCTGTAACATTTACAATTGCACcattaatttacaattaaatgAAGTTAAAATTCATACTATACCCTTAAGTATAAATTGGCTATGTTTGTCTATATAtttgtatttcattttctaTACGTACTCACCCATTCAAgacaaatatattaacaaacaacttaaaaccCAATACACTTCTCAGATTGTATTCTTacttgtaaaaatattttgacaaaactaATACTTAATTTAGCATATCTATAGAAGAAGCtaacttattattttaatttgtatggTTACCCTAAGTGGAGGAGAGATGGTTGTGCAGCCACTCTGATTTGGTTGGGGTGGTTACATGGGcacccctttttttaaaaaaaaaaagggtaaggTTTTGCATCTATTTTGGTTTTCTTAAAATAAGCATGAATGGACCTCGTTACAATACACTTGTATAAAGTGTACTCACAATTTATGTTACATCATTACATCAAACACTTTTTTAAGCTAAAAACACAGTGCACTTATCCAAATAAGTTAACAAACATAACCAATACAATTGATTtattgcaaaaaagaaaatttgtccCGATCGATAAAGATTTATTTCAAATTGGATTGAGGGAAATTTTTCTCTTAGGCATATGAGAAGAACATAACATGTTAGGATATATGCATTTTTGTTCGGttaaaaataaatgtacgtGATAATCAGATGCTTTAAGaacatatgttaatttaataggcTGATGAAATAACTTTGTATATTTCGATTGACCGAGTATCatctttccctctctttttttttaaaaaataccttACTATAGGCATCGGAAGGCTTAAGCTTCCCGATCCCCCATAGATCGGCTATTTTTAgtgacttttgttttgtttttgttttgcagggcCTCGATGCCCGTCCGGATGTCCAAAAATATGCTTTAATTAACatgttatattaatatttatcatttttaaattttttcaaattaaaattataaggATTAAGAATTAAATTGATACTTATATAACAAGTCTAAGAGTTATATCtgtatttattttacaaattatatattgaaaCGATCAAATCTGGATTATTTAATCATAGATAgttatcaaaaattaaaaattttcatccTGAAACTACATGGACCTGGAAAACACTCAAAACACTGAAACAGCAATCCGAATATTCCATATTCTTCTCTCTCCCCAcctaaaatattaaatagaaACAAAGAGCGTGAAATTTATCCGCCAGGAGTTTCTCGACGGAAAGAAATCAGCGTTTCCTTCCAGACTTCCAGTACTGTATTGAACTCTCTTTTGAATTGCGTGAAGTAAtcgagagagaaaaagagagagagagagaggaagtcATGCCGGAGGAGACAACTTCGATTGACTACGTGATGGAGGCGGCTTCCGGCCCCCACTTCTCCGGTCTCCGTCTCGACGGACTCCTATCGTCTCCACCGGCTTCGTCGTCCTCTTCTCCGGCACATCGTTCCTTGGCTTCGCCTTCGGCTTTCTCAGCCTTAGCCGCCGACTCCAACGCCCCCAAACAGCCCTTCGTCATCGGTAACTAAAGAACCTGTTTTCTTTAACTGCT
This window of the Corylus avellana chromosome ca5, CavTom2PMs-1.0 genome carries:
- the LOC132182929 gene encoding mavicyanin, producing MENTMLLVLVFVALITKEALAAQHIVGGTQGWDESTDFDTWASGQTFKVGDQLVFKYTSGLHSVVELASESAYKNCDLGSAVDSMNGGSNVVKLNKAGTRYFACGTMGHCNQGMKVKIKSVTGNAPSSPASPTSSSSASDALPSHSFVMAVALLATFMLYVL
- the LOC132182478 gene encoding triacylglycerol lipase 2, encoding MAVINGLLGLAAAGSFWFCALVLAAQPQRAYGSNRGSFGQNKGLVAPPEAGICGSSVTVYGYKCQELEVTTQDGYILSLQRIPEGRVGGGENKRPPVLIQHGVLVDGMTWFLNSPEQNLPMILADNGFDVWIANTRGTRFSRRHTSLDPSQPAFWDWSWDELVTFDLPAIFDFVCGQTGQKIDYVGHSLGTLIALASFSEGKLGNQLKSAALLSPIAYLSHMTTALGVVAAKSFVGEITTLVGLSEFYPKGEPVQNFLNALCAYPGVDCYDLLSALTGINCCLNSSTVDLFLMNEPQSTSTKNMVHLSQTVRDGVVAKYNYGRPDYNVMHYGEARPPVYNLSNIPRDLPLFVSYGGRDALSDVRDVMLLLDDFKFHDVDKLSVQFIKDYAHADFIMGVNAKDIVYNQVVSFFKGQH